The Citrifermentans bemidjiense Bem genome window below encodes:
- a CDS encoding 4Fe-4S dicluster domain-containing protein, whose translation MRQGNKRSGRLAPWREGVQWLASLLLLAIPFFQIGGQSLLRLDAGSRTLLFFGASLRIEEFYLFLIVVLILVFGFLFVTMLFGRVWCGWLCPQTTLCDLADWMDARLAGLKPALWQRLARHLSYLALAALVACNLVWYFIAPPQFFQRLITGGIGPVAGTTLITVLLLVYLDLAFVRRSFCKSVCPYGRIQLMTMERGTLTLEFDPARKDACLRCGACVRSCPMGIDIRDGLQVECINCGRCLDACREVMEKRGCSGLIRYSFGNLPGEPVRLNRKALLLGAVLLLLALALAAGVAGRKEATLKLQRSAGAEVKRLPDGSLVNFYTVYLENRATRAGFFSLKVAPLPGRQMELIGPVQGLQLAANQNRKVDLALKVKPAPARALNAELRLVSQGRVLAATPLPVAVE comes from the coding sequence TTGAGGCAAGGGAACAAGCGGAGCGGGCGCCTGGCCCCCTGGCGCGAAGGCGTACAGTGGCTGGCCTCGCTCCTCCTGCTGGCGATCCCGTTTTTCCAGATAGGGGGGCAATCCCTGCTGCGCCTGGATGCCGGCAGCAGGACCCTCCTCTTCTTCGGCGCAAGCCTCCGCATCGAGGAGTTCTACCTCTTCCTCATCGTGGTACTGATCCTGGTCTTTGGATTCTTATTCGTCACCATGCTCTTCGGTCGGGTCTGGTGCGGTTGGCTCTGCCCCCAGACCACATTGTGCGACTTGGCCGACTGGATGGACGCAAGGCTTGCAGGGCTTAAGCCCGCGCTCTGGCAACGGCTGGCGCGTCACCTTTCCTACCTCGCCCTCGCAGCACTCGTAGCCTGCAACCTGGTCTGGTACTTCATAGCGCCGCCGCAGTTTTTCCAGCGTCTCATAACCGGGGGTATCGGCCCCGTCGCAGGGACCACCCTCATCACCGTTTTGCTGCTGGTGTACCTGGACCTCGCCTTCGTGCGGCGGAGCTTCTGCAAGAGCGTCTGCCCCTACGGCAGGATCCAGCTCATGACCATGGAGCGCGGCACCCTGACGCTGGAATTCGACCCGGCCCGAAAAGATGCCTGCCTTCGCTGCGGCGCCTGCGTCAGGTCCTGCCCCATGGGGATCGACATCCGCGACGGCCTGCAGGTCGAGTGCATCAACTGCGGGCGCTGCCTCGACGCCTGCCGGGAAGTGATGGAGAAGCGCGGATGCTCCGGCCTCATCCGATACAGCTTCGGCAACCTGCCGGGGGAGCCGGTCCGACTGAACCGGAAGGCCCTCCTTTTGGGGGCGGTGCTGCTGTTATTGGCGTTAGCCTTGGCCGCAGGCGTCGCGGGGAGAAAGGAAGCGACCCTGAAGCTGCAGCGTAGCGCAGGCGCCGAGGTGAAGCGGCTCCCGGACGGCTCCCTGGTCAACTTCTACACGGTCTACCTGGAGAACCGCGCCACCCGCGCCGGTTTCTTCTCGCTGAAAGTGGCGCCGCTGCCGGGGCGCCAGATGGAGCTGATCGGGCCGGTGCAAGGGTTGCAGCTCGCTGCGAACCAGAACCGGAAGGTGGACCTGGCGCTCAAGGTGAAACCGGCGCCGGCGAGGGCGCTGAACGCCGAACTGAGGCTCGTGTCGCAAGGAAGGGTGCTGGCGGCGACGCCGCTCCCGGTGGCAGTGGAGTAA
- a CDS encoding c-type cytochrome, translating to MSDENKEYDGIRYRPEKKTPLVFRILFYGLILWAVPFMGYYLFSGWSSYAEFDTIKKAKEARLAVQKEKLEKAAPRSANEEIRSTDLIAEGKKEFAERCVACHGADGKGGIGPDLTRKQFKYGRTAPDVTSSIVDGRPGGMPGFKNDLSGEKVQGLVQFVLSL from the coding sequence ATGTCCGACGAAAATAAGGAGTACGACGGCATCAGGTACCGCCCGGAAAAGAAAACCCCGCTGGTCTTCAGGATCCTGTTCTACGGGCTCATCCTCTGGGCCGTCCCCTTCATGGGGTACTACCTGTTCAGCGGCTGGAGTTCCTACGCCGAGTTCGACACGATCAAGAAGGCCAAAGAGGCCCGGCTGGCGGTCCAGAAAGAGAAACTGGAGAAAGCGGCGCCGCGCAGCGCCAACGAGGAGATCAGAAGCACCGACCTTATCGCCGAAGGTAAGAAGGAGTTCGCCGAGCGCTGCGTCGCCTGCCACGGAGCGGACGGCAAAGGGGGCATCGGCCCCGACCTGACCCGCAAGCAATTCAAATACGGCAGGACCGCCCCGGACGTTACCAGCAGCATCGTCGACGGCCGTCCCGGGGGTATGCCCGGCTTCAAGAACGACCTCTCCGGCGAAAAAGTGCAGGGGCTCGTACAGTTCGTGCTGTCGCTTTGA
- a CDS encoding cbb3-type cytochrome c oxidase subunit 3 translates to MDLASIYYLGVTILLFLVFAAIVARTYSKKHKASGEEPKYRMMNDDHPEENGKGGRDVRRK, encoded by the coding sequence ATGGATCTTGCGAGCATCTACTACCTGGGAGTCACCATCCTGCTCTTCCTCGTCTTCGCCGCCATCGTGGCACGGACCTACAGCAAAAAGCACAAGGCCAGCGGCGAGGAGCCGAAGTACCGGATGATGAACGATGACCACCCCGAAGAGAACGGCAAAGGAGGACGAGATGTCCGACGAAAATAA